DNA sequence from the Entomomonas asaccharolytica genome:
ATTGTCCATGTCGTGCAAAACTACTGGGATAACTGATTATGCAAAATTATTTTTTATTTAATCAGTATCAGAACAAACAAATACTAAAAAGGATTTGGCGATATTCTGCGACACCAAAAATAGAATACCTATTTGCCCAAACTGATTTAGACCAAGACAAAACATCAGGTCCGATACTGGTATATGGTGATTTAATAAAACTACTAGCAGAATACAATAACAACCCTACTGATTGGCCTGGACTCTATATTGATAGTAATGCTACTCCAGAGCAGCTACTAAAACATCTGCGGGCATTACTGTTAGTCACATATCCACCAGAAAGCAAAGGCGTATTAACCTACTATGATACACGTACCTTGCATTACTTTTTTAATTTCACAGAACCAGAAATGTTAGCCACTTACCTTGGACCAATACAAACCCTAAAATGGTATGGCAACACATGGATTGACCAACAAAATCTGCAATGGCATGAAATTAATAATTCCACTCAGTTAGAAACACTGCCACCACTACAACCATACCAAGTAATAACGGAACGGCAGCAGGAAGGGCTAAGCTTAGCGAGACAGCATAAATATATTTATGACTGGTCTCAAAAAATGCAAATTTCCATTCAAGAAGTAAACCAATATTTTAACCAAGCAATAGAACTTGGGTTTGATCGCATTGACCACTTAGCGCAATACATGACCTTAAGGAAAAATAATCCACATAAAGCTTTACCAGAAAGCCTAACAGGCAATGCACAACAAAAAATAAATTATTTGCAAAATATTTGGATGTAAGAAAGGGAGTAATCATGAATGACTCAATTTTAGATGGTTCAGGCCAACCAATTTGTAGCAGTGAAAGTGAATTAGCAGTACAAGTAACAGGTATTGGCCATGTTGCGAATCAACTACAAAAATTAGCAATAAGATTTTATGGTCGAGGTGACTCAAAATACTCCAATTGTAATGAAGAAATAAACATAGGCGAGGAGCAAATAGCGAGTACCATTTTCAAATGGCCTGAAGATGTTGCCAACAGTGCAAACCAAAAACAACTAGTGCTAGAAGTACCAACTAAACAAGGCAGTAAAATTACCCTTCCAGTGATAGATAATCTACTAACCTGTGGTAGCCAACCTGATATTTATTTTTTAGGGAATCGTCTTTATTCCATTATGCCTTTATACCATTTTGGACACTATGTGGACGATGAACAAAAAAAGTATACACAATATTATGGTGCCGCACGTTTAGGCTATATCTATATTTTTGTGGGTAATACCTTGTGGCGTGAATTACGAGTAAGCCGTGACCAAGAAGGCAAAAATATTTTTGAAGATATTAACTTAGCAAACTTTAGAGATAGTAATAATCACTATAAAGACAGTAAAAGAAGCCCTGAGGGTGTCGAGTTAAAAGATGTATGGATACCAGGTAGCTTTTATAACAATAGTACACCAAAAGTAAGAATCGCCTTTTCAGACGTACAATGGTCTGGGTCAAGAATTAACTATCTACAAAATAATCAAGCGGCTTGTGAGCAACGATCAATAGCGATAATGCAACTAGAGCAAAATTTACTAGCACAGCTCGAATCAACAAAAGATCAAATGGCACCTAAAATACAAAATAATATAACGCCATTAGTTTCTTTAACATTATTACCCAAAACCAGGGCAAGAAATGAGGCGGTAGAATTTTTAATAGATCATCCCCCTAGATATTTAATAACAAATAACTATATCTCGACACATCAGCAGCAAACACAAACAGCCATTAAAAGTTATTTAGCTGACCAAGATACATCAAGACAGTTTAACTTAGCACCTAATCTCAAGTCAGGTTTTGATACAAGTGCTTGGCAATACAACCAACTTGCTAATAAACAACCCTATGTAAAACCAGAACAGGGTGTGCAACCGCCTGCCAACCAACGTACCATTGATGAAGAAAATATCTACAATAGCCTTCAAGAAGTATGGACAGATCAAACCCCTTTTACTGACACCTTACAAGAAGCGCGTAGCAGAGGGGTTTTAGGTGTTCTTATAGAGGATCCTAATTACCAAATAACCCATGCTAAAGAACGTATCAAATTCCTAACCACTGCTTTTATTAGCGCAACGCAACAAGCACAACAAGATCCAAATTTCCGTATCGCCAGTTTAATTGAAAAGCAGCGTAAAATAGTAGAAGACTTTGAAAAAGGCATTACAAAACAAATGAGTGCTACAGGGCGTCAGCTATTTGATGACGCAGTAGCAGGACCTATCAGAAGAGAACTACATCGTCGTGTAAATCATTTTAAGGCAGGGTTAAGATATGAGCTTAGTACAAATTACATACAACACTATATAGCAGATTATTTTAGTAACTATGATAACCCAATAGACCTAATAGGGCATTTTGCTCACATAGTAGAAACATTAAATGTCATGTCACTGTCTATGGCGAGTTATGATCCACTACTGCCAATAGAAGCAGAAAATGATCCAACTATTTTTAGTGGTAAAACACCTAGCCAAGTCGTACAAGATATTACTACAGATATTAAAAACCCACTCCATCAAATGCTCTACCCAAGTGTTGAGTTTAACAGCCTGCAAGATTCCTATACCCCAATAGCACAAACAGAAAATAAAGGAGATGGGCAATTTAATGAAGGTTTATGGCAAACCATAAGCAATAACGACAGCATCTTAAACCAAGAACCAACCACCTTAAATGGTGCGGCTATCAGTAAAATTAGAGAACAAGGCGATGTTCTGCTTACCACAGGCCAATTCCCTAACTTTAAAGTGATGAATGCAGCTATCTATAGCTTAATTGCGCAAATGGCTGATGCACGTAAAAGAGCGCAAGACAATATTTTAGCGCAACAAACGGAATACCAAACAGCCCAAAAAGAACTACAAGCCGCAGAGCAAGAACTTAATGTTTATAAAAAAGATCAACAACGGGTGGTTAATAGCCAAAATATAAAATTAAGAGATTTAGAAAAACATCAAACTAGAATTGCTAACGCACAAAAAGCACTCCAAGAAATTGAACAAGTCTTTCAAAATAAACTACAACAACTGGGCGCAATAAAAGCCAGAATACCGCTTAAAGAACTACAACTTTTACGTATTACAGGGGGAGAGTCTTTCCATAATCTACAAATAAAATTAGAAACAGACATTAGAATTAATGGCTCAACCAGCAAAAGATACTATGTACTGGGCAATATCAACCATGTTCCTAAACCAACAGTCGATGTGGGTCGTAAATTTAGCTTATTTGATGAAAATGTACTCTTTGATAAAAATACCCGAGGTCGTCGTACTGATATTTACCTAGTGGTTATGCCAGATAATGACCCCTATGTGGTACAACGTAAACAACAACTAGCCCAACAAATCCCCGAACTAGAAGCAGATATTAGGAAAAGCAGCTATGCCGTAGCCCATATCGAAGGTCAACTACTCGACCTCAATGACAAACATATTATAACTACTCGCTCGGTGAACAATGCCAGTACCCAAGTGGCTACCAGTCAAAGCAAAGAACTGCAAACCGGTACTTTATTTAGGCAATCGGAAAAAACCATTAATAGCCGCATTAATGCCATTGCACAAAGAATTGAAAGATCAGGTAGAGTACCGCCTGTTTTATTAGGCTTAGAGTTAATTAATATAACTATTGTAACAAGTAGCTTGTCAGATACTGTTAGGACTAGGGGTGGTTGGCGTGCAGGTTTAGGATTTGGCGTGGCATTAGCTGATACCACAATGGCAACTATTGCAGTATTAGAAACCTTACAAGCACAACATAAGCTTTTTGCTGAACATACCCCTATTGCACGTGGGTTAAAAACGTTAGGTGATAAAAATAGCTTTCTCGTTGCGCGAGGGCTATCAAAAGCGGTTAATCGGATGATTCCCCTTGGGATTTTTGCCATTGCCAATACCCTATTAAGCGCTTGGGATGCTTATAATGCCTTTAAATATGGTGATGGCGCCGTCTATGGTCATATTGCCTTTGCTTTGGCAGGTGGTGCTACGGTAATGAGTCTTCTAGCCGGTGCAGGGGCTTCGGTATGGCTTGGTCCAGGCGGCTGGATTGCGGCTTCTATTCTATTCATTGCTGCCGGTATTGTTCTATTATGGAAACTTGCTGATACCGAATTAGAACAATGGTTTAAACAAGGCCCCTTTGGCGCTCAACAAAACTACCCTGCCTTAAAACAATCCGATGAAGCCTTAGCCGTATTATTAAATATGGTTTTTCAACCTGATATTGGTATTGAAGCAAACCCCTTCCAAAGAGAGGCGCAAAATCGCTTAAAAGAAGATTCAGTGACACAACTAACGCCAGCACAAATTGCCATTTTAAGCAATGTTAGTAAGGCCAATACTTGTATTATTTTAAACTCAGCATTAATGGGCTTTGCTAATACCGATACAGTGATTCGTTATGCCTGTCGCTTATACCAATACCGACAAGAGACTAAAACGACTAAAATAACCACTTATATAAGAACGTATACCCCTATTAGCCATGAAATATTGCATACTGAAATCACTCCTAACGGCGCTATAATCTTTACCCATACTCCTAAAGCAAGTACCCATCGATCAGGTCATTTTAATATCTACCAAATAGGCTATTTATGGCTAGGGGCCACTCAAGTAGTTAGTGAATTTGTTAAAACAGAGGACGAAACCCTACCACGTTTTTACTATTTCCCTGCGCCCCCTTTTACCGATAAAGTACAGTATAATCCCGCCCAAGACAGTCAGTTATCATTAACTATGCCCGCCACTGATAATGGCATTGTAACAGTCAGTGGTGGCGGTGAACTTACTCGGTGGACACAACGACTAAAACAAAATTTTTGGAAAAAATTACTGATTGATGGAAATAATATTCTATGACGGAGATAGCTAACTATTATGGGAAATATGCTTATCGTAGCAGCCACCCCAGACAACAACCAGCGCAAACCGCACCACCCAAATCAACGTATGGTTCTCGGCTACCTTGGGGCTATACTGAACAGCATATGCCCCTTGATATGCTCAGTAATGGCGAGCAACAACTTGCCTTAGAGGAAGAGCAGAAATTAGCCCCTTATCAACCCAATATTCCCCCTGAGCATTGGACTATCTATAACCATGAGTATTTACAAAATCATGGTTATCGTAAAATCTCAGTAGTGCTGCACTATATATTGGGTTCTTCTAAAATGATGGCTATATTTGTCAGTTTCTTAGCGATAGTTACATTTTTTGTGATGTATTTTGCACTTAAACCTGAATATTCATTTATAGATTGGTTTTTAACATTTTTGCCAGCAACTTTAGTTTTCCCTGGTATTTTCTATTATCTTTGGGGTATTGCTCTATTAGTTAAAAAATACTGTCCACAAATCCTAACCTTAAAGGCTAAAGGCAACGCCGCTTTAAAATGGCGTTTAAATCGCCGCACAGGTATGGTCAGTAAATTTGAATTGGATAATGGCAAACTGGTTGAAAAAACTGCCCCCTTTGATGAATTTGATGGCTATTTAATGGTTATTCCTCACCGTCATGGTTTTGCTTATAACTTCATCTTTAGTCATCGTTATCAAGGTTGGGAAGTGGATTTAGGGCAACTAGTCGGCTTTTTTACCAATCGAGGCACACTACAAAATGGTTGGGAGTTTCTGCAAAACTATATGGATATTAGCAAACCACTACCTGAATACATAGCATTAGAAGTCTATCGTCACTTAGACCCAGTAACAGCAGAGCATGATAAACAAACAGGTCGTAATCCCCGTTATTTAAGAGATATGCCCAAAAAAGAGCTAATCGACTTTGCCGCCAAAGTCGCCTATCCCTATAATGATGCCATGGATCATCGCCCCTGTTTATTTGCTGAAAAAGGCTATGTTAAATATCTAGCCGCCTGTGGTTGTTACTTAGATACCCTAGAACCCCAACAGCCATAAGACCAATGATAATAAAACAACTACCAATAAATAACTACTATGGGGAATTTGCTTATCGTAGTACCCACCCCAGAAAACAACCTGTGCAAACCTCTCTTTACAGAATACCATAAGGTTACTTTACATCTATATTTAACAGACATGAGAAATAAAATGAAAAAAATCATTCCAATTTTAATAACATTATTTTTTATAACAGGTTATGCACATAGCGAAGATTTTTCAATAACAGGAGGAGATAAACTAGATAAGTATGTAAATGATTCAAAGTTTATTAAAGTAAAACCTAGTGGTGAAGAAGTTACATATGTATTTAATGCAAAGCCTAATGCTTTTTTTGGTGTAAAGGTTGGAGATTTAGAAGTTTTAGGAGGATATGTTTCATTTAGAAATGAAAAGCTGTGTCATGCCACACTCTCTATAAACAAAAGATCAGCATTCGATACTTTATTAACAAGATTAAAGGGTTCTGATCTTATTAAAAATACAGATAAAAGAGAAGGGCTTTTTGAAAAGGGTACTAGTTATATATTTTTATCACTTGAGGGGGATACTCGTATGGTACAGGTTATTTATGATAGATTTGTAGATAATGTTATGTTTGCAGTCTTAGACGCTAATTTCTGCCCTTAATGGTATTTTAATCATAAGTGGAGCATGCGAGTTAACAGGTTGAGCGCAAAAGTAAGAATCAAGGTAGGAAACATACCATTAACTTTTTATAAATCTACCCTTGCTTAATCTCCACCAAAGGCTTTGTAAAATAGCTTCCTGAAGTCGAATACTATTCTAAACCAAGCAAATAGTAGCTATTTATCATATTAGCTACTACATTCCCTGTATCATAAATATGAAAAAAGGCGATCAGGGAGAGGGATCGCCAACACAGTACATAGATTTTCATTTAACATTTTAGTTTGAACTGACAGATTACATTGAGCCGTAGTTGGGGTCAACAAGTTAATAAAGGAAGATATTTCTTTTTTAATCTAATTAATTATTGGCTAGTTATGGTTTCAACACGAACAACTGCGTATCACGACATGATTAAGTTGCTTAAAAAAGCGCGTGAGACGAAAAAATTATCTCAACGTGAATTTGCACAAATATCAGGCTGGGGACAAACCAGCATATCAAAATATGAGCGCTGTGAAATTCGATTGGATATTATCGACTA
Encoded proteins:
- a CDS encoding DUF4123 domain-containing protein, yielding MQNYFLFNQYQNKQILKRIWRYSATPKIEYLFAQTDLDQDKTSGPILVYGDLIKLLAEYNNNPTDWPGLYIDSNATPEQLLKHLRALLLVTYPPESKGVLTYYDTRTLHYFFNFTEPEMLATYLGPIQTLKWYGNTWIDQQNLQWHEINNSTQLETLPPLQPYQVITERQQEGLSLARQHKYIYDWSQKMQISIQEVNQYFNQAIELGFDRIDHLAQYMTLRKNNPHKALPESLTGNAQQKINYLQNIWM
- a CDS encoding helix-turn-helix domain-containing protein, which gives rise to MSRSWGQQVNKGRYFFFNLINYWLVMVSTRTTAYHDMIKLLKKARETKKLSQREFAQISGWGQTSISKYERCEIRLDIIDYYKLAQLLEVEDDEILKVLHKHCKQAK